One window of the Saccopteryx bilineata isolate mSacBil1 chromosome 2, mSacBil1_pri_phased_curated, whole genome shotgun sequence genome contains the following:
- the FCRLA gene encoding Fc receptor-like A isoform X1 encodes MEIPSVLPLPAAASDRAGCLPYHPWGHMLLWTALLFLAPATTAGTPAQFPKAVVSLEPPWFNVLQEDNVTLNCLGAHSPGDRSTQWFHNGIIIPNRVQPSYSFKASLSDQGNYSCQTNQTNLSDPVYLNVTADWLLLQTPSLVFQEGEPIVLRCHRWRNQPLRRVIFYQDKKNKRLFHTYDVNSNFSIPQANTSHSGKYHCTGHGNNLLYTSQPVSITVRASSSSLLGDTFLVTVIVAVVAGIAAVAGVAVLVVWVCLKRNRSSERREKGRERDREGEREEKETEREGGEELEASTPICALTRQAQGFEPATSAFPGQRFIHCATTANLTDTEEAAKVEAENTITYSLLQHPEVAEDETGHSDYKNA; translated from the exons ATGGAGATCCCCTCAGTCCTGCCCCTCCCTGCTGCAGCCAGTGACAGGGCTGGGTGCCTGCCCTACCATCCTTGGGGCCACATGCTACTGTGGACAGCTCTGCTATTTCTGG CTCCTGCCACTACCGCCGGGACCCCTG CACAATTCCCGAAGGCCGTGGTGAGCCTGGAGCCCCCCTGGTTCAACGTGCTCCAGGAAGACAATGTGACTCTGAACTGCCTGGGGGCCCACAGCCCTGGGGACCGCTCCACCCAGTGGTTTCATAATGGGATCATCATCCCGAACCGGGTCCAGCCCAGCTACAGCTTCAAGGCCAGCCTCAGTGACCAGGGCAACTACAGCTGCCAGACAAACCAGACCAACCTCAGCGACCCTGTGTATCTGAATGTGACTGCCG ACTGGCTGCTGCTCCAGACCCCGAGCCTGGTGTTCCAGGAGGGGGAGCCCATCGTGCTGAGATGCCACCGCTGGAGGAACCAGCCTCTGCGAAGGGTCATATTCTATCAGGATAAAAAAAACAAGCGTTTATTTCATACATACGACGTGAATTCCAACTTTTCAATCCCACAAGCAAACACCAGTCACAGTGGCAAGTACCACTGCACAGGTCACGGGAACAATTTGCTATACACATCACAGCCTGTGAGCATCACTGTCCGAG CATCCAGCTCGAGCCTTCTGGGTGACACCTTCCTGGTGACAGTCATTGTGGCCGTGGTCGCCGGCATTGCTGCAGTGGCCGGTGTGGCTGTCCTGGTGGTCTGGGTCTGCCTCAAGCGAAACCGGAGTTCAG agaggagagagaaagggagagagagagacagagagggagagagagaggagaaagagacagagagagaaggtggggaggagctggaagcatcaactcccatatgtgccttgaccaggcaagcccagggtttcgaaccagcgacctcagcatttccaggtcaacgctttatccactgtgccaccacag CCAACCTCACTGACACTGAAGAGGCTGCCAAAGTGGAG GCCGAGAACACAATCACCTACTCCCTTCTCCAGCACCCGGAGGTGGCAGAGGATGAGACGGGGCACTCGGATTACAAGAACGCGTAG
- the FCRLA gene encoding Fc receptor-like A isoform X5 — MEIPSVLPLPAAASDRAGCLPYHPWGHMLLWTALLFLAPATTAGTPAQFPKAVVSLEPPWFNVLQEDNVTLNCLGAHSPGDRSTQWFHNGIIIPNRVQPSYSFKASLSDQGNYSCQTNQTNLSDPVYLNVTADWLLLQTPSLVFQEGEPIVLRCHRWRNQPLRRVIFYQDKKNKRLFHTYDVNSNFSIPQANTSHSGKYHCTGHGNNLLYTSQPVSITVRASSSSLLGDTFLVTVIVAVVAGIAAVAGVAVLVVWVCLKRNRSSANLTDTEEAAKVEAENTITYSLLQHPEVAEDETGHSDYKNA, encoded by the exons ATGGAGATCCCCTCAGTCCTGCCCCTCCCTGCTGCAGCCAGTGACAGGGCTGGGTGCCTGCCCTACCATCCTTGGGGCCACATGCTACTGTGGACAGCTCTGCTATTTCTGG CTCCTGCCACTACCGCCGGGACCCCTG CACAATTCCCGAAGGCCGTGGTGAGCCTGGAGCCCCCCTGGTTCAACGTGCTCCAGGAAGACAATGTGACTCTGAACTGCCTGGGGGCCCACAGCCCTGGGGACCGCTCCACCCAGTGGTTTCATAATGGGATCATCATCCCGAACCGGGTCCAGCCCAGCTACAGCTTCAAGGCCAGCCTCAGTGACCAGGGCAACTACAGCTGCCAGACAAACCAGACCAACCTCAGCGACCCTGTGTATCTGAATGTGACTGCCG ACTGGCTGCTGCTCCAGACCCCGAGCCTGGTGTTCCAGGAGGGGGAGCCCATCGTGCTGAGATGCCACCGCTGGAGGAACCAGCCTCTGCGAAGGGTCATATTCTATCAGGATAAAAAAAACAAGCGTTTATTTCATACATACGACGTGAATTCCAACTTTTCAATCCCACAAGCAAACACCAGTCACAGTGGCAAGTACCACTGCACAGGTCACGGGAACAATTTGCTATACACATCACAGCCTGTGAGCATCACTGTCCGAG CATCCAGCTCGAGCCTTCTGGGTGACACCTTCCTGGTGACAGTCATTGTGGCCGTGGTCGCCGGCATTGCTGCAGTGGCCGGTGTGGCTGTCCTGGTGGTCTGGGTCTGCCTCAAGCGAAACCGGAGTTCAG CCAACCTCACTGACACTGAAGAGGCTGCCAAAGTGGAG GCCGAGAACACAATCACCTACTCCCTTCTCCAGCACCCGGAGGTGGCAGAGGATGAGACGGGGCACTCGGATTACAAGAACGCGTAG